Proteins encoded together in one Phyllostomus discolor isolate MPI-MPIP mPhyDis1 chromosome 6, mPhyDis1.pri.v3, whole genome shotgun sequence window:
- the LOC114500674 gene encoding olfactory receptor 1002-like, producing MDYENQTFVIEFLFMGLTTCFQYQVVLFVILLLVYLVTFLENLGMIILIWIDSRLHTPMYFFLSHLSFVDVCSASATGPKMLTDIFVEKKVISFFGCAAQLWIICQFVVTGCFLLASMAYDRYVAICKPLLYTLNMSQRVCVQLVVGPYILGLISAMTHTTFAFHLPYCGPKIINHFFCDLLSVLSLACADTQVNKLLLFIMAGALGVLSGMIIMVSYIYIVIAILKIRSADGRHRAFSTCSSHLTVVSILYGTLFFIYVCPSSNFSLGISKVVSVFYTAVIPMLNPLIYSLRNKEVKDSFLRMFERKKFLMSR from the coding sequence atggattATGAAAATCAAACCTTTGTGATTGAGTTTTTATTCATGGGCTTAACAACTTGCTTCCAGTACCAGGTTGTTCTCTTTGTGATACTTCTTTTGGTTTATCTTGTCACTTTTCTGGAAAACTTGGGGATGATCATCCTCATTTGGATAGATTCCCGActccacacccccatgtactttttTCTCAGTCACTTGTCCTTTGTGGATGTGTGCTCTGCTTCTGCCACTGGTCCCAAGATGTTGACTGACATCTTTGTGGAGAAAAAAGTCATCTCTTTCTTTGGCTGTGCTGCCCAGTTATGGATTATTTGTCAGTTTGTAGTGACTGGCTGTTTCCTCCTGGCTTCCATGGCATATGACCGGTATGTGGCTATTTGTAAGCCCTTGTTGTATACACTCAATATGTCCCAGCGGGTCTGTGTGCAGCTGGTGGTAGGGCCATATATACTAGGTCTTATAAGTGCCATGACCCATACGACGTTTGCCTTTCACCTCCCTTACTGTGGTCCAAAAATCATCAATCACTTCTTCTGTGACCTTCTTTCGGTTCTCTCTCTGGCATGTGCAGACACCCAGGTCAATAAACTTTTGCTTTTCATCATGGCTGGAGCTCTGGGGGTACTCAGTGGCATGATCATCATGGTCTCCTACATTTATATTGTCATCGCCATCCTGAAGATTCGCTCTGCTGATGGGAGGCACCGAGCTTTCTCCACCTGCTCTTCTCACctcacagttgtctccatccttTATGGGACGCTCTTCTTTATCTATGTATGTCCGAGTTCTAATTTCTCCCTGGGCATCAGTAAAGTGGTGTCTGTGTTTTATACAGCTGTGATTCCCATGTTAAACCCACTTATCTACAGCCTGAGAAACAAGGAAGTCAAGGATTCATTCCTAAGGAtgtttgaaaggaagaagttCCTGATGAGCAGGTGA